One stretch of Tepidibacter hydrothermalis DNA includes these proteins:
- a CDS encoding pyruvate carboxylase produces MVKKFKKVLVANRGEIAIRIFRACSELGIRTVGIYSKEDKYSLFRSKSDESYLVGEDKGPIEAYLDMESIIHIAKKKDVDAIHPGYGFLSENAEFARMCRENGIEFIGPSPEVMDRMGDKINSKKVAKEANVPTIPGVDHSIETAEEAKVIAKQIGYPIMLKASNGGGGRGMRVIEKEEDLVLEFDRAVSESKKAFGKACIFVEKYLRKPKHIEVQIVGDKHGNIVHLYERDCSVQRRHQKIIEFAPAFGLSEDVRDRICEDALKLANHVGYHSAGTLEFLVDADENYYFIEMNPRIQVEHTVSEMVTGIDIVQSQILVAQGYSLDSEEINIKSQDDIKLNGYSIQCRITTEDPKNNFMPDTGKIHVYRTGSGFGIRLDGGNGFTGSEITPHYDSLLVKTISWDRTFKNSIRKMLRSIKEIRIRGVKTNIGFLVNVLNHPDFVDGKCDTKFVDETEELFEIREGKDRGTKLLQFIGNVTINEAKQVKKDFDMPKAPKVDESIMMEGSRDLFKKLGTKKFMEYVKDEKKLFITDTTMRDAHQSLFATRVRTNDLLKVSKAVSHNMNDLFSLEMWGGATYDVAYRFLKESPWLRLEKLRENIPNVMFQMLLRASNAVGYKNYPDNVLKEFIKESSNKGIDIFRIFDSLNWIENMRLPIYEALNTGSLVEGTICYSGDILDPTKTKYTTKYYVNMAKELEKMGVNMIAIKDMAGLLKPYAAYELVKALKEEVGVPIHLHTHDTSGNGLSTLLMASQAGVDIVDTAVESMAGLTSQPSMNSLVEALKNTGRDTKIDLEGIYQIGEYYRDLRKVYSKFESDLKTSSAEIYKYEIPGGQYTNLKPQVESLGLGNKFKEVKDNYKEANEILGDIIKVTPSSKVVGDLSIFMTKNGLNKENIATKGEEVSFPDSVVDYFRGMIGQPEGGFPKDLQKVVLKGEEPIGVRPGELLEDVDFDEIEKMLDEKFNMKTNMRNIISYCLYPKVYEEYLSHLKEYNDVSKLESDVFFHGLNKGEECEVEIEPGKVLTIKLVEIADAKEDGKRTLTFELNGMRREVEIEDKNFAMNVKTVLKADLDNKLEVGASIPGKVVKILVNEGDEVKENQPVIIIEAMKMETTIVSRSNGVIDKVYVKEADVVSDRELLIAMKEK; encoded by the coding sequence ATGGTGAAAAAATTTAAAAAAGTATTGGTAGCTAATAGAGGAGAAATAGCAATAAGAATATTTAGAGCTTGTTCAGAACTTGGAATTAGAACTGTAGGGATATATTCAAAAGAAGATAAATATAGTCTTTTTAGAAGTAAATCAGATGAATCATATTTAGTAGGAGAAGATAAGGGACCTATTGAAGCTTATTTAGATATGGAATCTATAATTCATATAGCGAAAAAGAAAGATGTAGATGCTATACATCCTGGGTATGGATTTTTATCAGAGAATGCAGAGTTTGCTAGAATGTGTAGAGAAAATGGTATAGAGTTTATAGGACCATCTCCTGAGGTTATGGATAGAATGGGGGATAAAATAAACTCTAAAAAGGTTGCTAAAGAAGCAAATGTACCAACAATACCTGGAGTAGATCATTCTATTGAAACAGCAGAAGAAGCCAAAGTAATAGCAAAACAAATAGGATACCCTATTATGCTTAAAGCCTCTAATGGTGGTGGCGGAAGAGGTATGAGAGTAATAGAGAAAGAAGAAGACTTAGTTTTAGAGTTCGATAGAGCTGTTAGTGAATCTAAAAAAGCTTTTGGTAAAGCTTGTATATTTGTAGAAAAGTACTTGAGAAAGCCAAAGCATATAGAGGTTCAAATAGTAGGAGATAAGCATGGAAATATAGTTCATCTTTATGAAAGAGACTGTTCTGTACAAAGAAGACATCAAAAGATTATAGAATTTGCTCCTGCATTTGGACTTAGTGAAGATGTTAGAGATAGAATATGTGAAGATGCTCTAAAACTTGCAAATCATGTAGGGTATCATAGTGCTGGAACTTTAGAGTTTCTAGTTGATGCTGATGAAAATTATTATTTTATAGAGATGAATCCTAGAATACAAGTTGAACATACTGTATCTGAAATGGTAACGGGAATTGATATAGTTCAAAGTCAAATACTTGTAGCTCAAGGATATTCATTAGACAGTGAAGAAATAAATATAAAATCGCAAGATGATATAAAGTTAAATGGATATTCAATACAGTGTAGAATAACTACAGAGGATCCTAAAAATAATTTTATGCCAGACACAGGAAAAATACATGTTTATAGAACTGGATCAGGTTTTGGTATAAGACTTGATGGAGGAAATGGATTCACAGGATCTGAAATAACACCTCACTATGATAGTTTATTGGTTAAGACTATATCTTGGGATAGAACGTTTAAAAACTCTATAAGAAAGATGTTAAGATCTATAAAGGAGATTAGAATAAGAGGAGTTAAGACTAATATAGGATTTTTGGTAAATGTATTAAACCATCCTGATTTTGTAGATGGTAAATGTGATACTAAGTTTGTTGATGAAACAGAAGAATTATTTGAAATAAGAGAAGGTAAAGATAGAGGTACAAAACTTTTACAATTCATAGGAAATGTAACAATTAATGAAGCTAAACAAGTTAAAAAAGATTTTGATATGCCAAAAGCACCTAAGGTTGATGAATCGATAATGATGGAAGGTTCTAGAGATTTATTTAAAAAGCTTGGAACTAAAAAGTTTATGGAATATGTTAAAGATGAGAAGAAACTATTTATAACTGATACTACAATGAGAGATGCTCATCAATCATTATTTGCTACTAGAGTAAGAACTAACGACCTTTTAAAAGTTTCAAAGGCTGTAAGTCATAATATGAATGATTTATTCTCACTTGAGATGTGGGGAGGAGCAACTTATGATGTGGCATATAGATTTCTTAAGGAGTCGCCATGGCTAAGACTTGAAAAGCTTAGAGAAAATATACCTAATGTAATGTTCCAAATGCTTCTTAGAGCTTCTAATGCTGTAGGATATAAAAACTATCCAGATAATGTATTAAAAGAATTTATTAAAGAATCATCAAATAAAGGAATAGATATATTTAGAATATTTGATAGTTTAAACTGGATTGAAAATATGAGACTACCTATATACGAAGCTTTAAATACAGGAAGTCTAGTAGAAGGTACTATATGTTATAGTGGAGATATATTAGATCCTACTAAAACTAAATATACTACTAAATATTATGTAAATATGGCTAAAGAACTTGAAAAAATGGGAGTTAACATGATAGCTATAAAAGATATGGCAGGTCTTTTAAAGCCTTACGCAGCATATGAACTTGTAAAGGCATTAAAAGAAGAAGTAGGAGTTCCAATTCACCTTCATACTCATGATACTAGTGGAAATGGACTATCAACACTTCTTATGGCATCACAAGCTGGAGTTGATATAGTAGATACTGCTGTTGAATCTATGGCAGGACTTACAAGTCAACCATCTATGAATAGTTTAGTAGAAGCTTTAAAGAATACAGGTAGAGATACTAAAATAGATCTTGAAGGAATTTATCAAATAGGAGAATACTATAGAGATCTTAGAAAAGTATATTCTAAATTTGAAAGTGACTTAAAAACATCATCAGCTGAAATATACAAATATGAAATACCTGGTGGACAATACACTAACTTAAAACCTCAAGTTGAAAGCTTAGGACTTGGAAACAAGTTTAAAGAAGTAAAAGACAATTATAAAGAAGCTAATGAAATATTAGGAGATATAATAAAAGTTACACCTTCATCAAAAGTAGTTGGAGATTTATCTATATTCATGACTAAGAATGGTCTTAATAAAGAGAATATAGCTACAAAAGGAGAAGAAGTTTCATTCCCAGATTCAGTAGTAGATTACTTCAGAGGAATGATAGGTCAGCCAGAAGGTGGATTCCCTAAAGATTTACAAAAGGTTGTTTTAAAAGGAGAAGAACCTATTGGTGTAAGACCAGGAGAACTTTTAGAAGATGTAGATTTTGATGAAATTGAAAAAATGTTAGATGAAAAATTCAATATGAAGACTAACATGAGAAATATAATAAGTTATTGTTTATATCCTAAAGTATATGAAGAATATTTATCTCACCTTAAGGAGTACAATGATGTATCAAAACTTGAGAGTGATGTATTCTTCCATGGATTAAATAAGGGCGAAGAATGTGAAGTAGAAATAGAGCCTGGTAAGGTTTTAACTATAAAATTAGTAGAAATAGCAGACGCTAAAGAAGATGGAAAGAGAACACTTACATTCGAATTAAATGGTATGAGAAGAGAAGTTGAAATAGAAGATAAAAACTTCGCAATGAATGTAAAAACAGTTCTTAAAGCTGACCTTGATAACAAACTTGAAGTTGGGGCTAGTATTCCTGGAAAAGTGGTAAAGATATTAGTTAACGAGGGGGATGAAGTTAAAGAAAATCAACCAGTTATAATAATAGAGGCTATGAAAATGGAAACTACAATAGTTTCTAGAAGTAATGGAGTAATAGATAAGGTTTATGTAAAGGAAGCTGATGTGGTTTCTGATAGAGAATTATTAATAGCTATGAAAGAAAAGTAG
- a CDS encoding aminotransferase class V-fold PLP-dependent enzyme, with translation MFNKYKFLVAGVNTKVPLKNKKMVNYINFDNAATTPPFMSVLKEILSFSNWYSSIHRGKGYKSQLSSDLYDESREIVANFVGADINDKEIIYVKNATEAINMLSNILRKDNSNSVVLSTCMEHHSNDLPWRKGNIDYVKIDDLGRLDLNDLEQKLIKYDGDVKLVTVTGVSNVTGYKNPIHKIAKIAHKYNSKILVDGAQLVPHTKVNMKSVNSPDHIDYLVFSAHKMYAPFGSGVLIGPKSTFQKNGPDYVGGGTVDIVTPETVIWADPPDKDEAGTPNLMGVIALTKAIKTLSLINMKNLEKYEDNLLHYAMRSMKHIPDIKIYGDTDNIKDRTSIVPFNIEGISHEAVAKMLSAEYGIGVRNGCFCAQPYIQNLLNVSKEEIKEKMLIPNSPKPGMVRVSFGIYNDFNEIDVLIKALYKLVNNKQYYIDKYEDKNAIHRC, from the coding sequence ATGTTTAATAAATATAAATTTTTAGTTGCAGGAGTTAATACTAAGGTTCCACTTAAAAATAAAAAGATGGTTAATTATATAAACTTTGATAACGCGGCTACAACTCCGCCTTTTATGTCTGTACTTAAAGAAATACTTTCTTTTTCAAATTGGTATTCATCCATCCATCGAGGCAAGGGATACAAATCTCAACTTTCTTCCGATTTATACGATGAATCTAGAGAAATAGTAGCTAATTTTGTAGGAGCAGATATAAATGATAAAGAAATTATATATGTAAAAAATGCAACAGAAGCTATCAATATGCTTTCTAATATACTTCGTAAAGATAATAGTAACTCTGTTGTTTTATCGACTTGTATGGAGCATCATTCTAATGATTTGCCATGGAGAAAAGGAAATATTGATTATGTTAAAATAGATGATTTAGGAAGACTTGATTTAAATGATTTAGAACAAAAACTAATTAAATACGATGGAGATGTTAAGCTTGTAACAGTTACAGGAGTATCAAATGTAACAGGATACAAGAACCCAATACACAAAATAGCTAAAATAGCGCACAAATACAACTCAAAAATACTAGTAGACGGAGCTCAACTAGTTCCTCATACAAAAGTAAATATGAAAAGTGTTAATTCACCTGATCATATAGATTATTTGGTTTTTTCTGCTCATAAAATGTACGCACCTTTTGGAAGCGGAGTATTGATAGGACCTAAGTCTACATTTCAAAAGAACGGTCCTGACTATGTTGGAGGTGGAACAGTAGACATTGTTACTCCCGAAACCGTGATTTGGGCAGATCCTCCAGATAAGGATGAAGCCGGAACTCCTAATTTAATGGGTGTAATAGCTCTTACAAAGGCAATCAAGACCTTATCATTGATAAATATGAAAAACCTAGAGAAATACGAAGATAATCTATTACATTATGCTATGAGAAGTATGAAACATATACCTGATATTAAAATATATGGAGATACAGATAATATAAAAGACAGAACCAGTATTGTACCATTTAATATAGAAGGTATTTCTCACGAGGCAGTAGCCAAAATGCTATCTGCAGAATATGGAATAGGAGTTAGAAACGGATGTTTTTGTGCTCAACCTTATATACAAAACCTTCTTAATGTATCAAAAGAAGAAATAAAAGAAAAAATGTTAATTCCTAATTCTCCAAAACCAGGAATGGTTAGAGTAAGTTTTGGAATATACAATGACTTTAATGAAATAGATGTATTAATAAAAGCTTTATATAAACTAGTTAATAACAAGCAATATTATATAGATAAATACGAAGATAAAAATGCTATTCACAGATGTTAA
- a CDS encoding replication-associated recombination protein A, translating to MKPLADRIRPKEIEDIVGQRHLIGENKILSRILKSGYITNMIFYGPPGVGKTTVANIVANKTNKKFYKINATNSSLEDVKKIIKDLDSLECINGILLYLDEIQNFNKKQQQSLLEFMENGKITLIASTTENPYHYIYKAILSRSTIFEFKSIQKRDIIQGIKRSISIIKKDLFDINIMFDENAIEYVASVSGGDLRRAINSVELCVYSTNPNENGEIVVDIEKAKECTQKNILNYDKSGDSHYDILSAFQKSIRGSDPDASIHYLARLIKAGDLISICRRLLVIASEDIGMAYPNAITIVKSCVDSANQLGFPEARIPLAQATLLLATYPKSNSAYIAIDKALYELDTIDVGQIPNHIKDAHYSGAKNLGRGVQYKYPHDYKNHYVQQQYLPDNIKDSIYYSPADNKMERNIESYLKFIREH from the coding sequence ATGAAACCATTAGCTGATAGAATAAGGCCTAAAGAAATAGAAGATATAGTAGGACAAAGACATTTAATAGGAGAAAATAAAATATTGAGTCGAATATTAAAATCGGGATATATAACTAATATGATATTTTATGGACCTCCTGGAGTAGGAAAAACTACTGTTGCTAACATCGTTGCCAATAAAACTAATAAAAAGTTTTACAAGATAAATGCCACAAATTCATCTTTGGAAGATGTAAAGAAAATTATAAAAGATCTAGATAGCTTAGAATGCATAAATGGTATTTTACTTTATTTAGATGAGATACAAAACTTTAATAAGAAGCAACAGCAATCCCTTCTTGAGTTTATGGAGAATGGAAAGATAACATTGATTGCAAGTACTACAGAAAATCCCTATCATTATATTTATAAGGCTATATTAAGTAGATCTACTATATTTGAATTTAAGAGCATACAAAAAAGGGATATAATACAAGGAATTAAAAGGTCCATATCAATTATAAAAAAGGATTTATTCGATATAAATATAATGTTTGATGAAAATGCAATAGAGTATGTAGCAAGTGTAAGCGGTGGAGATTTAAGGAGAGCTATTAATAGTGTTGAACTTTGTGTTTATTCAACTAATCCGAATGAAAATGGCGAAATAGTTGTAGATATAGAAAAGGCTAAGGAATGTACTCAAAAAAATATTTTGAATTATGATAAATCAGGAGACAGTCACTACGATATATTAAGTGCATTTCAAAAGTCTATTAGAGGAAGTGACCCGGATGCTAGTATACATTATTTAGCAAGACTTATAAAAGCAGGAGATCTTATAAGTATATGTAGAAGACTACTTGTTATTGCTAGCGAAGATATAGGTATGGCTTATCCAAATGCTATTACAATAGTAAAGTCATGTGTGGATAGTGCTAATCAACTAGGATTTCCGGAAGCAAGAATACCACTTGCTCAAGCGACTTTATTACTTGCAACTTATCCTAAATCAAATTCTGCTTACATTGCTATAGATAAGGCTCTCTATGAGCTAGATACAATAGATGTTGGTCAAATACCTAATCACATCAAAGATGCCCATTATAGTGGCGCTAAGAATTTAGGTAGGGGGGTACAGTATAAATATCCTCATGATTATAAGAACCATTATGTGCAGCAACAATACTTACCTGATAATATAAAGGATTCTATATATTATAGTCCGGCTGACAATAAAATGGAAAGAAATATAGAGAGCTATCTAAAGTTTATAAGAGAACATTAA
- the codY gene encoding GTP-sensing pleiotropic transcriptional regulator CodY: MASKLLDKTRKINKILQKSGTEPVSFPQLCEILSEVLNTNTYIISGKGKILAAHLTDLKDSAIVSDEETGEEKLPKEYTDNIMKVTETVENITGDKFLEIFKHDIEGSDKFTTIVPIIGSGQRVGSLLLSRYENVFTDEDLVLAEYSATVVCIEILRAKSEEMEEEMRKKAVVQMAIGTLSYSELEAVEHIFKELDGMEGLLVASKIADRVGITRSVIVNALRKFESAGVIESRSLGMKGTHIRILNAKLLDELNKIKK; encoded by the coding sequence ATGGCTAGCAAATTACTTGACAAAACTAGAAAAATAAATAAAATACTACAAAAATCAGGTACAGAGCCTGTTTCTTTCCCACAATTGTGTGAAATATTAAGTGAAGTGTTAAATACTAATACCTATATAATAAGTGGAAAAGGAAAAATATTAGCAGCTCATTTAACAGATCTTAAAGATAGTGCTATTGTATCTGATGAAGAAACTGGTGAAGAAAAATTACCAAAGGAATATACAGATAACATAATGAAGGTGACAGAAACTGTTGAGAATATAACTGGAGATAAATTCTTAGAAATATTTAAGCATGATATTGAAGGTTCTGACAAGTTTACAACTATAGTTCCTATTATAGGTAGTGGACAAAGAGTAGGAAGCTTATTACTTTCTAGATATGAGAATGTATTTACGGATGAAGATTTAGTATTAGCTGAGTATAGTGCTACAGTTGTATGTATAGAAATTCTTAGAGCTAAATCTGAGGAGATGGAAGAAGAAATGAGAAAGAAAGCTGTAGTTCAAATGGCTATAGGAACACTTTCTTATTCTGAGCTTGAAGCTGTTGAACATATATTCAAAGAGCTTGATGGAATGGAAGGACTACTTGTTGCTAGTAAAATAGCAGATAGAGTAGGAATAACTAGATCTGTTATAGTTAATGCTTTGAGAAAGTTTGAGAGTGCAGGAGTTATAGAATCTAGATCATTAGGTATGAAGGGAACACACATAAGAATACTTAATGCTAAATTACTAGACGAGCTAAATAAAATTAAAAAGTAG
- the topA gene encoding type I DNA topoisomerase translates to MAKNLVIVESPAKAKTIGKFLGRNYTVKASVGHVRDLPKSKLGVDVENDFEPYYINIRGKGPVINELKKEAKKAEKVFLATDPDREGEAISWHLAHILKLEETSNCRIEFNEITKEAIKKAIKNPREIDEKVVDAQQARRVLDRLLGYKISPLLWQKIRKGLSAGRVQSVATKIICDREREINKFEPEEYWSIDVISKIEDKEVEFKFYGKSNKKIDLKNKEQVDAILNEIANKDLTIENIEVKERRKSGPRPFTTSALQQEAANKLGFSTKKTMIVAQQLYEGIDIKGQGTAGLISYIRTDSYRISDEALGKGKDYILENLGENYYKGFENKSKKGKKVQDAHEAIRPTGIDRTPELIKESLSDEQYKLYNLIWTRFVSSLMKDAIYESYNVKAKVGDYIFKTTGHKLKFDGFLKVYTFSNKEDKLIPKIEEGMEVTMDNIIPKQHFTQPPARYTEASLVKTLEELGIGRPSTYAPTIGTILAREYVEKKGTSLHLTELGLLVNEIMEENFQKFIDLDFTADMENKLDSVEEGDIPWKAVVREVYKPLEEAIEIAQEKIEKITIEQETDEICEKCGNNMVIKYGRFGKFLACKNYPECKTTKPLLNKTGVKCPKCKEGEIIIRKSKKGRIFYGCDKYPECDFISWNKPTGEICEKCGEHLVHKETKKEKKIICSNKECDYEKKSKIS, encoded by the coding sequence ATGGCAAAGAACTTAGTTATAGTTGAATCACCGGCTAAAGCTAAAACTATAGGGAAATTTTTAGGAAGAAATTATACAGTTAAAGCATCCGTTGGACATGTTAGGGACTTACCTAAAAGTAAATTAGGGGTAGATGTAGAAAATGATTTTGAACCATACTACATTAATATAAGGGGAAAAGGACCTGTTATTAATGAGTTAAAAAAGGAAGCTAAAAAAGCTGAAAAAGTTTTTCTGGCTACTGACCCCGATAGAGAAGGTGAAGCAATATCTTGGCATTTAGCTCATATTTTAAAATTAGAGGAAACTTCTAATTGTAGAATAGAATTTAATGAAATAACAAAGGAAGCTATAAAAAAAGCTATAAAAAATCCAAGAGAGATAGATGAAAAGGTTGTAGATGCTCAACAAGCTAGAAGAGTACTTGATAGATTATTAGGATATAAGATAAGTCCTCTTTTATGGCAAAAAATAAGAAAAGGTCTTAGTGCGGGAAGAGTGCAATCTGTTGCTACTAAAATAATATGTGATAGGGAAAGAGAAATAAATAAGTTTGAACCCGAAGAATACTGGAGTATAGATGTAATATCTAAAATAGAAGATAAAGAAGTTGAGTTCAAATTTTATGGCAAGTCGAACAAAAAAATAGATTTAAAAAATAAAGAACAAGTAGATGCTATATTAAATGAGATAGCTAATAAGGATTTAACTATAGAAAACATAGAAGTTAAGGAAAGGCGTAAATCTGGCCCTAGACCATTTACAACAAGTGCTCTGCAACAAGAAGCAGCTAATAAATTAGGATTTTCTACAAAGAAGACTATGATAGTAGCACAACAGCTATATGAAGGTATAGATATTAAAGGTCAGGGAACAGCAGGTCTTATATCTTATATAAGAACAGATTCATATAGAATATCAGATGAAGCACTAGGAAAAGGAAAAGATTATATACTAGAAAATTTAGGCGAAAATTACTATAAGGGTTTTGAAAATAAGAGTAAAAAAGGCAAAAAAGTACAAGATGCTCATGAAGCGATAAGACCTACAGGTATAGATAGAACACCTGAACTTATTAAAGAATCTTTAAGTGATGAACAATACAAACTATACAATCTTATATGGACAAGGTTTGTATCAAGTTTGATGAAAGATGCTATATATGAGAGCTACAATGTAAAAGCTAAGGTTGGGGATTATATATTTAAAACAACAGGTCATAAGCTTAAATTTGATGGTTTCTTAAAAGTATATACATTTTCTAATAAAGAAGATAAGTTGATTCCTAAAATAGAAGAGGGCATGGAAGTTACGATGGATAATATAATTCCAAAACAACACTTTACTCAGCCACCAGCGAGATATACAGAGGCAAGTCTTGTTAAAACCTTAGAAGAGTTAGGTATAGGAAGACCTAGTACGTATGCCCCTACAATAGGGACTATACTTGCTAGAGAATATGTAGAGAAAAAAGGAACTAGCTTGCATTTAACTGAGCTTGGACTTTTAGTAAATGAAATAATGGAAGAAAATTTTCAAAAATTTATAGATTTAGATTTTACTGCGGATATGGAGAATAAGCTTGATTCAGTTGAAGAAGGAGATATACCTTGGAAGGCTGTAGTAAGAGAAGTATATAAACCACTAGAAGAAGCTATAGAAATAGCACAAGAAAAAATAGAGAAAATAACTATAGAACAAGAAACAGATGAAATATGCGAAAAATGTGGAAATAATATGGTTATAAAATATGGTAGATTCGGAAAGTTTTTAGCTTGTAAAAATTATCCTGAATGTAAAACTACGAAACCTCTTTTGAATAAAACCGGTGTTAAATGTCCTAAATGCAAAGAAGGGGAAATAATAATCAGAAAAAGCAAAAAAGGAAGAATATTCTATGGATGTGATAAATACCCTGAATGTGACTTTATTTCATGGAATAAACCTACAGGAGAAATTTGTGAAAAATGTGGCGAACATTTAGTTCATAAAGAAACAAAAAAAGAGAAAAAAATAATATGTTCAAATAAAGAATGCGATTATGAAAAAAAGTCGAAAATTAGCTAA